The window TGGCCGCCAGGTACTCAATATTACAAACATTTCTTGCCATCATCTTAGCCACTGGTCTGCCAGAAACTCTCTTCATACTGGTTACAATGAgacctgtacaactactgattgacaggctatactgtatacctcattgaGTACACTGGTTGTTATGCAGACTAACTAACAaatctaatgtaaacttaatcttttaaatgaaattattatattgctgggCAGCACGtgacaagcataaagtatttattatgcttATCTTAGTACTTTCCGTTGGTAcatgttatttcttttttatttaactgacatttatatgcaaaatttctTGCTtagttttagatttattgtactggtagcgtgttaaaaccatgcagtatgttgaaaccatgtatggttgaaatgttgaatgtaaccAGTATGTTGGAATGTatggtgcagtatgttcgatgacaaccaactttctggatgattaattaatatcatatCTTTGTATGGGTATCTTAGTACATTGTATGgttatcccacaaccaaacgagCGAAGCggagtttgagagtttttatgataaatgcatttgcacacaacttacgaaaattcttcatcaacaacgtcgcaaacccttgcatcgaaatctcatcaacaaatttaaccattttttgtagagtcgttaaagtataataacgatacaaaacacatataaacctatttaaatatgttaccaagtctttgaaaggttaccgcaatatcttaaaactaatccatctgatcggattatacataaatagacagattaattcggccaaaaatctttattaaaactggccaagccttacttttatcaaaattaataccggcaaacgaaacgccgagcgacaaagaatagaaccattaagtcgtgcgcatttcacgaaaaaataacgtgcacatttcaccagtctatagcattgtcgaattgccgaaggtttctgtagttaacgtagaagtacaaaagtcgtttcttttttgccgatttcaaagtaactgacattttggaaacttttgagtactttggtattctaactgatgtccaaagcagtgaaagtaaaggaaatgacgatgatatttttttctaacgattctaatgagattattacaatatttaattataagtttggatgactattgaagtcttatagtcacactaacaacatcgatgatgggcagtatgttactgttattttttctaaatagttctgttaaatagatttaaaaaaaaaatatataaatatgacttcttgatattgttagctatgatgttttgaaatgtaaacaaaattgtgcattggttttctattattactgtattactatattaataacattggttattctaatgatatcagtgcattttacttctaatattgcatttctcctattgcagggggagaaatataaatatgtcatcttttcctttcattattgctatttgtcatgaccaaacacttttttaaatagattttctaaaaatctatataaatatcacaacttcttgatattgttagctatgacgtttggaaatgcaaacaaaattgtgcattggttttctattattactatattaataatactggttattccaataatatcagtgcattttacttctaaaattggccaatattgcatttttcctattacaggggaagagatataaacatataatcttttcctttcattattgctgtttgttgtatacaataacacccacacccagtacattacagctaccattgcagttatcctattgcactgcagtgccatttgactgctaatattgcatttctcaaccatcagtaccctttattttttccaatgtcactttggtcgtgggctgtatgacaggggaatttctagttaccttatatagcatgtttaccaaagtacacagtctgtttattatgatacatcaaaaatttttaattgattctagaaagcatattgcaaaatatttaataaaactattacataattataatcttaaagctcatcatcaccgtCTATTtgattaccatcctcaatctCGTCAGTCATTTTATTACTACACTCTACACAGCCGCATAGACTTGTGCAAACTCTTTTTGAATGAGCAACTGGTCCATTGGACAAGCTGCCTGGGAATAGCTCTGTGCCCATCAGAAAAGCATTGCCCAGAAATCTCATCATCGTCTTTACTCCAGACATGGTTTGTGGCATCCGGGGGCACCATTAATGGTTGAATTGCCCACTGCTGTATTGCTGCTTAGTAATTGACCCTCATTAAATGCTGACGGAGAGAACCCTCTTGGtagaaaagtttttttataagatgcccttgatgagaacaacgatatacagcccccccccatatggggggctgtatatcattgatgagaACAACCTGTCTCTGGCATCGGCTTCACTTGTAGAATCAGACTTgccataaagatgcagtgttgagcgtgTTAGTGCGTTGAACAACTTTTTATCTATTAGAATGTAgtagttgattatattgaattaAGTCATCCATGACAGCTAGCTTTGGAAATCagtataattagtaaattaaagttttcgatCATTACCGTACTACCAACCAACCGGTACTACCAACGCCGAGGGTCGCTCGGCGAGACCGGAAACTGACTACAAACCTAATCGATATCGGGGTAATTTAATACCCCCGTACTACAACTTAACGTAAATGTTGGTCTACAGCTCTGATTAGCTGATTCGACTGCTTGCACACGGcgtaagaaaaaaattatttgtgtattACTACTcactatttaatttttttaatagccAATTACTTTTAGCTTATTAACTAAAATAACAGTAGAAAACTAGATTAATAATGACTAACTTAGAAATATGTTAGAAACATCAAGCTACCATAAACCCCAttttctgccacctgttgacacgataatGCCCTATGGCCACCAGACTAAACCTTTTAGCGTCTctgtcatagagttatctccccatAGAGTGATAACTGTTGGCTGTACATAACTAACTCATCTActattctattaactctattattatactgaatgtccttgaccttgttCTTACATATTGTTGTAACCTTGAcctgattaaataaaaaagggGACTTCCTGTCTGAACATCAACATGGTGGCAGTGTGTCCTTCTTTGCCTTCAGAACTATCTATTTAATCCTACTCTTAGCTGATTGCTAATAGCCATCCATTGCCTATTCTTAGCTGACAATCATGTCTAAGCTTGAGGCACCACAAGGATTTGACTTTTCATCACCAGCATCGTTTCCAGAATGGTTGAAGCGATTTAAACTGTATAGGGTAGCTACTGGCTTGTTGGATAAGGACGGTGGTGTACAGATAGCAACCCTCCTCTACACGATGGGTGGGGATGCTGAACAGTTGTATGAAACATTTACATTTGCTGATGATAACGAGAAGAAGGATTTTGATATAGTTTCTAAGAAGCTTCTGGATTACTTCAACCCAAAGCGGAACGTAATTCATCTTAGAAGTATATTTCATACAAGAGCTCAGAGAGCAGACGAGAGTATTGAGAGCTTTATTAGGGATTTATACAAACTCAGTGAGCATTGCGAGTTTGCAGCAGAAAGAGACAATACTATCAGAGACAGATTAGTCGTTGGACTGCTAGATAAAGAACTGTCTGCAAAGCTACAGCTGGAGGAAAACTTAGACCTTAGCAAGACTATCTATATGTCTCGACACCATGAGCTAGTCAAAAATGAGGTTGCCAAACAAGTAGAGATTGATTCAATTAGCAGATCATCTGCTAGCTGTGGCACCAGCCAGAAGAATAGCGACAGGCAGGCAGTAACAAAATCGTACGCCAACTACCAAGAAACCATTAATTGTAATAACTGTGGCCTTaaacacaagagaagacaatgcCCAGCATTCGGTAAACAATGTCACCATTGCCAGAAGCCAAACCATTTTGCCAAGAAGTGCAGGAGTAGAACCAGATTAACTCCGGCTGCTGCAGAAATTGTCGATCAAAATATGCCAGAAGGAGAGACCTACTACTTAGATGCAGTGACACAAATACAGGACAACAGCGAGCCATGGTTTGTGAGTATCCCTATAAGCAACACAAACATTAAGTTCAAGGTTGACACAGGTGCCGATGTCACCATATTATCCAAAAACACTTATGACTTACTTATTGATAAACCTGTTCTATCTAAAGCCAATATTGAATTAAAGTCTGTTAACTCTGATGTAACTGTTTTTGGCTATTTCATATTGAACACTAAGTACAATGGTCATGAGTACTCACTCAAATGTTATGTAGCTGATTGTAGATCTAACCTTTTGTCTAGGAATGCAGTTAAGCATATGGCGGTCATCAGCTCTGTGGTTGGTGCTGTCGGGTGTGGCACGGCTTTCGCGGTCCGGCCTGGTGCTGTGTTGGGTAAGATTAAAGGGAAGCCTGTAACCATCAACCTCAAAAGTAACATAAAACCTACTTGCATCAATGCTCCGCGTCGCATCCCCTTCCCAATGTTAGACAAAGTTGACAAAGAGCTAAACAGAATGCTCAGtcaaaacattattaaaccGGTAACACAACCCACTGAGTGGTGCTCCCCCATAGTTCCTGTCCAAAAAAAGTCTGGCGATGTACGACTCTGCGTAGACCTTAGGGCTGTCAATCGCGCAGTAGTTAGAGAAAATTATCCAATACCATCCTTCGAAGAACTGGCAGCCAAGTTTAGCAATGCAACAGTATTTTCAACACTCGACGCCCGCAGCGGCTACCACCAAATAGCTCTCGATGAGGAATCAAGCCTGCTGACCACATTCATCACACACAGAGGCAGGTTTAGTTTCACACGCCTACCATTTGGGATATCCAGCGCCAGCGAGTTGTTTCAGAGGACCATGGAAGGAATTCTATCAGGATGTGAAGGAGTCGTTGTCTATCAAGATGACATACTTATTTTTGGTCGCGATATGCAAGAACATGATCGGAGGTTAGAGGTAGTCTTGAAGCGAGTTGCAGAACATGGACTGGAACTAAACAGCGACAAGTGCTCATACAGGCAATCTAAAGTCAAATTTCTGGGCCATATGTTCGATGCTAGTGGCATCAAACCAGACCCATCCAAGCTGACAGCAATTGAGGCCATTGGTCATCCCAAAGATGTTCATACTCTTCGACGTTTTCTTGGCATGGTAAACTACATGCAACGATACATCCCGAACCTCTCACAACTCGCCAGCCCACTAAACAACCTGCTAAAGAACGACAGTGTCTGGACCTGGGGACAACCACAAGAGGAGGCGATGAAGGCCATAATAGAACGTCTTAAAGGTTCTCCCGGCCTTAGATACTACGATAAAAAACTCTCAGTTTCTTTGTATGCAGATGCATCTGCTGATGGTTTAGGGGCAATGATCTGTCAAGAAGGTCGTTGTGTGTCATTTGCATCCCGCACTACTAATGAGACCGAAAAAAACTATTCCAACATAGAGCGTGAGCTCCTTGCGCTTGTTTGGGCTTGCGAAAAATTTGACCAATACTTGCGCGGCTTGGAGAAATTCGATCTAGTCACTGACCATTCCCCATTAGTCCCCATGATTAACGGAAAAGACCTGAACACAGTCCCACCCCGTTGTCAGCGTTTACTGATGCGTCTCATGCGATATAATCCGGTGGCAAGATATCTTCCAGGGCCACAGATGGTCGTTCCTGATACTCTTTCTCGATCACCAGACCTTAGTGATGTGCCAGACGTAAAACTGACTGAAGAAATAGAGGAGCATCTCACCTCAGTAAGAACAAATCTCCCCATATCTGACACTAGAATAAACAGCATCATCAGAGCTACACAAAAGGACAGCATCTTGGTAGAAGCGCTTCATTATACTCTAGATGGGTGGCCCAAATACAGCAAAGATGTTGTCCCAGCACTACACCCTCTATTTCATGTACGCTCCAACCTATCCGTTGCAGAAAACATGCTTCTCTTTGAGAATAAAATAGTAATCCCAGAGTCGCTGAGGGAAGACATACTTGCCGCAATACATGAAGGTCATTGGGGGTTGGAAAAATGCAAATCTAGGGCAGCACAGGCGGTTTGGTGGCCAAGCATAAACAGCGATATTCAGTCCCACATAGCAGCATGTGAATTCTGCAACAAGCATAAGCCCGCCAATCAAAAAGAGCCCATGATTTTACAGAGCGTTCCTGAAAGTAAATGGCATACCATTGCGACAGACTTACTGGACTACAAGGGTTCAAAATACTTAGTAGTTGTAGACTTATACAGTCGTTACATTGAGATTATTCGCACTCAAAACACCACATCATATATCATAATCCAGAAACTCAAGTCCGTCTTTGCTCGCTGGGGAATCCCTATCAAACTAGTTAGTGACAATGGTCCTCCCTATAATAGTTATGGATTTGCCAAGTTCATGACTGACCTTGGTATAGACCATGTGACTAGCAGCCCGTATTACCCCCAGTCTAATGGGGCTGCTGAGAGAGCCGTTCAAACAGCCAAGAAGATTTTGTCACAAGATGATCCAGCAGCTGCCTTGATGACATATAGATGCTCAAAGACCGTTACTGGATACAGCCCTAACGAGGTAATGTTAGGTGCCGATGTTAGAACATCACTGCCCAGGCGTTTGACTAAACCTAACGTGGATACTGAAAGAATCCTGGGGAATAACTTACAGGCCAAGATGTCCGCCAAGAGGCATTACGATCAATCGGCTCTCAATCAACCTCTCAATCAGTTGACATCTGGTTCTCCTGTTCGAGTACGAACCAATGGAGAGTGGAGTGACCAGATCTATGATGTAATGGGCACGGCCGGAACACCCAGGTCATACATAGTTCAGAACCAACAAACTGGGCGCAGGTTTAGGCGGAACAGGCGCCAACTTTTGCCGTCACAAACAGCTCAATCCAGCGACTCATCACCATCAGACCTCACTGCACAATGCTCACCGCAACCACCAACGCCTAGTCAGCTAGCCAATCCACCATTACCCATAATTGACAACCCTAGCCTTACTGATAGCGGTCACAAACCTCAACCTGTTAATCATCAAGTCTTGCCTAGGCGTACCACCAGGTCCGGTCGTGCGGTTAATCCTCCTCGCCGGTACTCGCCATAGTCGGTGACCGTCATGTGCTTACTGATGTGTAACATAATTTTTCTAAACTGATTAATATCGTTAtctgttgttttttttgttgttaacaTAGATTTTTTGGAGTTTACATGCTCTTTTAACACAGGTTATGTTATTGTGTTGTAGTTGCTTTGATGGGGAGGATGTTGGCTGTACATAACTAACTCATCTActattctattaactctattattatactgaatgtccttgaccttgttCTTACATATTGTTGTAACCTTGAcctgattaaataaaaaagggGACTTCCTGTCTGAACATCAACAATAACTACACGAGGGTTttcggtgccaacaaggagcgtttaggccacgcccctttttttgtgctagtcagtcgtagtaattgactagatcaataacaacagccatagaggtggaacgagacacgagacgtctcgagtatcgacctgtctcgtctcgtatcggtctcgtctcgacttaactattgccaaactcgagacaggaaatagaactaaagcgcctgcgcacggttgttaaaacatggcttcttgcggtagcaacaactccatatattgtaatggattgcgggcagctgcctttaaagttatacccggtccgttactacctgttgctactgattatgttggccactgagtctaatcatgtagtccggacaacggccctgttattttttagttcggttctgtgtccttaaaaccgataccgggtcgtatctaattactcttcggataagacttttgcgggaaaatgtctgtattttatcgtatcgtgtctaaacaccaactgcccttcataaatttcgggcctcttttacgtatatactaccaatcgcgggtaaaacttgcccggacacggagaaacgaacgaaaggccgtgtcgaccataatCCGTGTTCGATTaactatgacgttttgttagctcaatataagaatatacatgtgcatgtatacagtaattaatataatttcatgagtacaatttaaatataattcacatactacagctaatacacaaacaaaacttaacattaatgaaacgataataatgaaagtgttatcgtgtgttcttttagtcgcggtatttctttgtagagcgacggctatcggtttcattacacattacattaaaaagtaagaactattcaatagatggtaaaaatatacatgtacaaagcaatacatttataataattatgatcaatcaagctcaaaattcttagaatatataacttcggtattttagagctgtttgtgtcacttttgttgacaaaaactacatgcatatcactattaaaatgttgtatttaaatcgtttataccaggtgaaaattcaatttaaaaagagttttattaattttatatataccaagtagctagtacttgtgtagtgaaatcatcaccaaatgctcattattttactgtctcgtgtctcgagtctcgaatttttacaagacagtgtctcgagtctcgtctcgagcttaaaaaacctgtctcgttccacctctaaacagccatgagaagggttaaacaaggattgTTGTATCTTATTAGGATCTGAATTAGCTTTATGGTTTACACATGTTTATTGTTCCCTTCATGGACGAACACTGATCACACTAAATCTCGTGATTAATGAGAACCAAACATTGAACAGatagggaagataactctaataTACAACAACTCTTCCCCATCtcaataaaaatctagataCAGCTGATTACTTGATTGTCGAATTCGCAAAGAAAACATAATACTCTATAATAATGAATATCGgggtaatagtaatattaaactTCTTCAATCAGTCTCTTAGGTGGCTGCCGCTCTCGGTTAGATTGTCGGATAGCTGTAGGCGTAGGTAGGGATATGCGAGGAGTGGTAGGAGAAATCGCGGATGCCGCGCCACCAACACCAGGCAGCGCCCCTCCAGGCGGGCCGGGCGCAGCCGGACATCCCACAGACTCGCCTCGATCCGACACACTTTCCGGATCTACAACAAGCGGCGGATTTGGGTCAATCACATTCAAAGGTGCCTGGAACTCTTCAAACTGAGTATCAACCAGCCTTGGTTTAAGCTGGTCAAAgtgtcttttccatattttattattgaccTCTATACTATATAGTAATTGCCCTTCTCTTGACCTAACCCTGCCTTCTAGCCACTTTGTACTACCTACATAGCTACGTGCCCAGACTAATTCCCCGGTTTGAAATCTGATAGGTTTTCTACCTCCACCCCTTGTAACGTAATGATCTTCAAAGGTTGGTCTAATCATATTTAACTTGGTAGTGAGCTCCCTTCCCATGAATCGTagagcgggcgactccccgGTGCCTATGTGCGGACAATTTCTATAAGCTAGTAAGAATCTATCTAAACACAATTGTATACTATCAGTTGGATTCTCTTCCATACACAATTGTAAGCCCTGTTTGATTGTTTTTACGAAACGCTCTGCCTGCCCATTCGTAGCTGGATGATAAGGAGCAGATCTAGTATGCTTGACCCCATTCGAttgtaaaaactgttgaaaCTCATAAGACACAAACTGCGGCCCATTATCGGATACCAACTCTTGGATCAAACCGTATCTCGACATATAGTTAGCAAGCATTCCGATCGTACTAGTAGACGTAGTGCTAGTGGTTAAATATACTTCTGGCCATTTAGAGTACGCGTCTACTATTATCAGCAGCATTGTTCCTTTGATTGGTCCCGCATAGTCAATGTGAACTCTTTGCATAGCTTTTTTAGCTGGTAACCACGGGTGAACTTCAACTTTTGGCGGATCTCCCCCCAGTGACTGACAAAGTGGGCATGCTTTGCAACATAACTCTATGTCTCGATCAAAACCAGGCCACCATATAAACGAGCGTCCTAAAGCCTTCATTTTACTCATGCCTAAATGACCCTGATGGAGCTCCTCTAATAGCTTAGCCCTGAGCTTCTCTGGAACTATTACTCGTAACCCCCACATTAACACTCCTCCTACTAGAGACATTTCGCTTTTCTTAGCTATGAAAGGTTTCATTGATTCAGATGATGCTTTTTCTAAACCACCCTCCCGTAACCTACCTACTACTTCTGACAATACCACATCTGTACGAGTGGCTACTGCAACTTGTTCAGAATTAACCGGTAAACTTGCTGCTCGGAATACATAAGCTACTTCCTCCTTTTCAGACTGATCATTATCACCTTTCTCAGCTGGATATCTAGACAGAAAATCTGCTGGATTTTGTTCACTTCGACAACACTCAATCTGATAGTTAAATCCAGATAATTTTAAGGCCCATCGTTGTAATCTCTCTGCTGCCATGACTGGTATGCCAGCTTTGGATCCAAATATTATGCTTAATGGCTGGTTGTCAGTGACTAGTGTAAATGTACGCccaaagataaaataataaaagcgcTCAACTCCAAAAACTATGGCCAAAGCTTCCCTTTCTAGCTGAGGGTAGTTTCGCTCAGCTTTCGACAAAACTCTACTAGCAAACTGAATCGGCTGACACTGACCATCAGCTGACCTATGGGACAAAACCGCGGCTACTCCATCTCTAGAGGCATCACAAGTAAGTACAACCGGTTTGTTTGGATCAAAATGAATCAGAAACTCACTAGTAATCAACAACTTCTTAGACGTTTCAAATGCTTTCTGCGCTTCTAAACCCCAGACTGGCGAATCAACAGGGACCTTCAATAACTCTGTTAGCGGTTTCACCACTTCTGAAAATCTCGGAATGAATTTTCTATAGAAACCCAGCATGCCTAGATACGACCTCAACTTTTTGTCATCCTTAGGTACACTGGTATCAACGATACTTTCTACCTTACTAGGGACAGGCTTTACACCTTTCTCATCAATTATATGACCTAGGTATTGCACCGAAAGCTGCATGAACTTACACTTACGCTTGTTCAGTCTCAACCCAAACTGTTCTAGTCTATCCATTACGGCATCAAGGTTTATATTATGCTCAAGCTTAGAAGTACCGGAAACTAAAATGTCATCATAGTAGACTTGAACCCCTGGTAATCCATTTAAAACTTGCTCCATCGCATGCTGCCAGATAGCAGGAGCCGTCttgataccgaaggccaaacgTTTAAATCTAAACAAACCTTTGCATGTAGCTATAGTTAACAAGTCCCTGTACTGCTCATCTACTACCATCTGGTTGTAGGCAGCTGATAAATCTAGTGTTGTAAACAGCTTACTACCCGACAGTTTGGACAGAATGTCATCCATGTGTATCTGGGGAGGGGACAACTCTTGTAAACATGAGTTAATAATGGGTTTAAAATTACCGCATAGCCTAAGACTACCATTTTCTTTCACTACTGGTACTACCCCTGACGCCCACTCACTAAATTCTACAGGCTCGACTATTCCTTCTTTTACTAGCCGGTCTAACTCGACTTCAACCGATTCTTTTAGTGCAAGTGGTATCCTATATGCTTATATGCTTATACGCCCCAGAAGAACACATCTAGCACCAGTGACCACATACAACCACAGATTCCCCGACCATCCGGCATAGCGCACCTCTGCCCACAGCCTTCCTTTGCAGGCTACCGATTCACctgtaaaactataaaagttcttATTAGATGGttgtaaaactaaatgtttaaatttagtGTCATACACATAATCAGGGATTAGAGTGGTAGAGCATCCGGTATCAACTTCCATGTTTAGCTCTACTTGATTTATTTCACAGGTAACAGTTATTGGATGGCCATGTTTAGGTAAACTTTCAGTTGCGTGTACTACCTCCGAAGTAAGATATACAGGATTCTCTCCATCTTCATCATCTCCGGATTTTCTGCTTCGATGGTTGGACGGGCCAGTACTGTCTACGGTTTTTACACTGCTGCCGTTCTCCTGGTTAGGTTTCTTCTTCTGGTCATTCTGGCGGCATACGGGTTTTATATGACCTTTCTTATGGCATTGATGACATTCCGCGTCCTTAAAAGGGCAGTTATTGGCCAGATGGGTCCTTCGGCCACATCGGTAGCAGGACTTGTTACCTTGTGGTGAAAAGTTTCGTTGGACTACCTGCGCAACGACCTCTTTATTGGCACCCAGTTCGCGATGCTTTTCATTAGACCGAGTTTGGCTGGCCTGATTGAATATCATCATTTGTTCACGTGCCGCTTCGTGAGCTCTAGCATCAGCTTTGGCTTGATCAAATGTCAGCGCTGCATTTCGAAACAATTTCTCTCGCAACCGTTCATCATAACATCCATAGACCAGCTGATCTCTAAGATGTTCATTGCGTGTATTGTCAGCAAAACCGCAATCTTGAATTAGTCCAGTGATTCGTACTAGATATGCATCAACAGACTCTTCCATTTCCTGTTTGGCTGATCGAAATTTGAAACGTTCTATAAGCACATTTGCTCGTGGTTGAAAGTGATTATCAAATCTCACTAAGATTTGATTAAGTGTTTCTCCGTGGTCCTCCGCCAAatcaaatgtattatatatgcgAAGCAATTCAGGACCTCCCAGTGTCAGAAGGATTGCTTGCTTTCTAGCTTCAGCATCATCAGGAATACCTGATGCAATGAGGTACAGCTTCAGTTGCTGTTTGAAAGTTCTCCAGTTTTCCAGAGTGGGAGGTTTTCCCATTACACACAGTAGTGTAGGAGCTTTAATTCCCATCTCTGCCATTGTGCTATTACTGCTAATCCCATCCAATCGTCGCCAATTTGTTGTATCTTATTAGGATCTGAATTAGCTTTATGGTTTACACATGTTTATTGTTCCCTTCATGGACGAACACTGATCACACTAAATCTCGTGATTAATGAGAACCAAACATTGAACAGatagggaagataactctaatatacaacaaggatcatgaatttccagttaagatagtaattaatgctcatattaaa of the Watersipora subatra chromosome 4, tzWatSuba1.1, whole genome shotgun sequence genome contains:
- the LOC137393788 gene encoding uncharacterized protein, encoding MGGDAEQLYETFTFADDNEKKDFDIVSKKLLDYFNPKRNVIHLRSIFHTRAQRADESIESFIRDLYKLSEHCEFAAERDNTIRDRLVVGLLDKELSAKLQLEENLDLSKTIYMSRHHELVKNEVAKQVEIDSISRSSASCGTSQKNSDRQAVTKSYANYQETINCNNCGLKHKRRQCPAFGKQCHHCQKPNHFAKKCRSRTRLTPAAAEIVDQNMPEGETYYLDAVTQIQDNSEPWFLL
- the LOC137394114 gene encoding uncharacterized protein is translated as MAEMGIKAPTLLCVMGKPPTLENWRTFKQQLKLYLIASGIPDDAEARKQAILLTLGGPELLRIYNTFDLAEDHGETLNQILVRFDNHFQPRANVLIERFKFRSAKQEMEESVDAYLVRITGLIQDCGFADNTRNEHLRDQLVYGCYDERLREKLFRNAALTFDQAKADARAHEAAREQMMIFNQASQTRSNEKHRELGANKEVVAQVVQRNFSPQGNKSCYRCGRRTHLANNCPFKDAECHQCHKKGHIKPVCRQNDQKKKPNQENGSSVKTVDSTGPSNHRSRKSGDDEDGENPVYLTSEVVHATESLPKHGHPITVTCEINQVELNMEVDTGCSTTLIPDYVYDTKFKHLVLQPSNKNFYSFTGESVACKGRLWAEVRYAGWSGNLWLYVVTGARCVLLGRISI